A single genomic interval of Zingiber officinale cultivar Zhangliang chromosome 4A, Zo_v1.1, whole genome shotgun sequence harbors:
- the LOC121970069 gene encoding oxidation resistance protein 1-like isoform X1, giving the protein MPDQYNYQSRSRRRALFRSRFTVGLRSRDASAWPPPAMLSWKEKVAAKLSRILADLPSSLPTRPGDYSPIATEDKAMSSQDYSSQVILPFSSNFLPSLNSTSGDADASVPKSPAHVHSEGSLPQKSLPRKWSAKSLPWKKRPSNFGEENGTTECREIPESSKEDMNQFPNRPIDHCSMFVDASTRQDPNEYLSYLTVKSTFMSANLFDFFGSCLPNIVKGCQWILLYSTWKHGISFQTLLRKSADPPGPCLLIVGDMQGAIFGGLLNSPLKPTSKRKYQLLEFDYHDVGEQLVSRAQAKPLCSVQFMGSQDSSEQLTLITGANRFYYLCLNDQLAFGGGQNFALSIEEDLLRGSSGPCETFGNSCLAHNSEFELKNVELWGFAHSSYYLT; this is encoded by the exons ATGCCAGATCAATACAATTACCAGTCTCGTTCGCGACGACGGGCTTTGTTCAGATCTAGGTTTACGGTCGGACTTCGATCGCGGGACGCCTCGGCGTGGCCCCCGCCGGCGATGCTCTCATGGAAGGAAAAGGTGGCAGCAAAGCTCTCCCGGATCCTCGCCGATCTCCCTTCTTCCCTTCCTACTCGGCCTGGAGATTACTCCCCCATCGCTACGGAGGACAAG GCAATGTCTTCCCAAGACTATTCATCTCAAGTTATTCTGCCTTTCTCTTCAAACTTTTTGCCTTCTTTGAACTCAACGAGTGGTGATGCTGATGCGAGTGTGCCAAAATCACCTGCTCATGTTCATAGTGAAGGTTCATTACCACAAAAATCACTACCCAGAAAATGGAGTGCAAAATCGTTGCCATGGAAAAAAAGACCCTCTAATTTTGGTGAGGAAAATGGAACAACTGAGTGCCGAGAAATTCCCGAAAGTTCAAAGGAGGACATGAACCAGTTCCCCAATAGACCTATTGATCATTGTTCCATGTTTGTTGACGCCTCAACTCGACAAGACCCTAATGAATATCTTTCTTATCTTACCGTAAAGTCTACATTTATGTCTGCTAACCTTTTTGATTTTTTTGGGTCGTGTTTGCCCAATATTGTGAAAGGGTGTCAATGGATACTTTTGTATAG CACATGGAAACATGGGATATCATTTCAAACTCTTCTTCGTAAGAGTGCTGACCCTCCGGGTCCATGCCTATTA ATTGTTGGCGATATGCAAGGTGCTATTTTTGGTGGACTTCTGAATAGCCCTTTGAAGCCTACATCTAAAAGGAAGTATCAA TTGCTTGAGTTTGATTATCATGATGTTGGTGAGCAGTTGGTGAGCAGGGCACAAGCGAAACCTTTGTGTTCAGTACAATTTATGGGGAGCCAAGACTCTTCAGAGCAACTG ACATTGATTACAGGTGCAAATAGGTTTTACTACTTGTGCTTGAATGATCAACTGGCATTTGGTGGGGGTCAAAACTTTGCTTTATCCATTGAGGAAGATCT GTTACGCGGAAGCAGTGGCCCCTGTGAAACATTTGGAAACTCTTGCTTGGCTCATAATTCAGAATTTGAGCTGAAGAATGTTGAG TTGTGGGGCTTTGCTCATTCATCTTATTACCTCACGTAG
- the LOC121970068 gene encoding pre-mRNA-processing factor 19-like — MICTISGEVPEEPVVSKRSGLLFERRLIEHHIANHGKCPVTNEELSMDDLVAVKTDKVAKPRPLQAASIPGLLGMFQNEWDALMLSNFALENQLHTARQELSHALYQHDAACRVIARLKKERDDARVLLSLSERQIRAESADAAVVSNGKRAIESEFGPVAKKVRPGINPSIIAELTECNALLSGQRKKRQIPATLAPVDALDGYTQVASHPLHKSNKPGILCIDIDASKDIIATGGVDSTGVLFNRTSGQILSTLTGHSKKVTSVKFVPGEELVITGSGDKTVRIWQVTDDENYDCRHVLRDHTAEVQAVTLHATNKYFVTASMDNTWCFYDLSTGSCLTQVGEASSEEGYTSASFHPDGLILGTGTTGALVNIWDIKSQSNVAKFDGHVGSVTAMSFSENGYFLATAAMDGVKLWDLRKLKNFRSFAPYDANTPTNSVEFDFSGSYLAIAGSDTRVYQVANVKQEWNLIKTFPDLSGAGKITSVKFGADARYMAVGSMDRNLRIFGIPGNEREDPKSPAH; from the exons ATGATCTGCACGA TCTCCGGAGAAGTTCCGGAGGAACCGGTTGTTTCTAAGAGATCCGGCCTTCTCTTCGAGCGGCGGTTGATCGAGCACCACATTGCA AATCATGGAAAATGCCCCGTTACCAACGAGGAGCTCAGCATGGACGATCTCGTAGCTGTGAAGACAGATAAG GTAGCGAAGCCAAGACCATTGCAAGCTGCTAGCATTCCTGGGCTGCTTGGAATGTTCCAGAAT GAATGGGATGCTCTGATGCTTTCTAATTTTGCACTTGAGAATCAATTACACACAGCTAGGCAAGAGTTGAGTCATGCTTTGTATCAG CATGATGCTGCATGCCGGGTTATAGCTAGACTGAAGAAGGAAAGAGATGATGCAAGAGTGCTTTTGTCTCTGAGTGAGAGACAAATACGTGCTGAATCTGCTGATGCAGCTGTTGTCAGCAATGGGAAAAGAG CTATAGAAAGCGAGTTTGGTCCTGTTGCGAAGAAAGTTCGTCCTGGTATAAATCCTTCTATTATTGCAGAACTTACTGAATGCAATGCTTTGCTTTCTGGACAGAGGAAAAAGCGCCAG ATCCCAGCTACGCTGGCTCCTGTTGATGCACTGGATGGATACACTCAGGTTGCTAGTCATCCACTTCACAAGTCGAACAAGCCAGGGATTCTTTGTATTGATATTGATGCTTCCAAG GACATAATTGCTACTGGTGGTGTTGATTCAACTGGAGTTCTTTTCAATAGGACATCAGGTCAAATCTTATCGACACTCACTGGTCACTCAAAGAAG GTCACCAGTGTCAAATTTGTTCCTGGTGAAGAACTTGTTATAACTGGGTCAGGTGACAAG ACAGTACGCATTTGGCAAGTGACTGATGATGAAAATTATGATTGTCGTCATGTGTTACGGGACCACACTGCTGAG GTACAAGCCGTCACACTACATGCTACAAATAAGTACTTTGTTACTGCTTCTATGGATAACACTTGGTGTTTCTATGACCTCTCTACGGGATCTTGCCTCACTCAG GTTGGTGAAGCTAGTTCAGAGGAGGGCTATACTTCAGCTTCCTTTCATCCTGATGGTCTTATTCTAGGAACTGGCACTACTGGAGCCCTTGTCAATATTTGGGATATAAAATCTCAG TCAAATGTTGCAAAGTTCGATGGACATGTGGGATCAGTGACTGCTATGTCATTTTCTGAGAATGGCTATTTCCTAGCG ACTGCTGCTATGGATGGTGTTAAGCTTTGGGATCTCAGGAAGCTAAAGAATTTCAGATCCTTCGCTCCATATGATGCAAATACTCCAACAAACTCCG ttgagtttgatttcagtgGGTCCTATCTTGCTATTGCTGGTTCTGATACAAG AGTGTACCAAGTCGCCAATGTGAAGCAGGAATGGAATCTTATCAAGACATTCCCCGATTTATCTGGAGCCG GGAAAATCACGTCCGTGAAGTTTGGAGCTGATGCAAGATACATGGCAGTCGGTTCCATGGACCGCAATCTACGGATATTTGGAATCCCAGGGAATGAACGAGAGGACCCGAAATCCCCAGCTCATTGA
- the LOC121970069 gene encoding oxidation resistance protein 1-like isoform X2, translating into MPDQYNYQSRSRRRALFRSRFTVGLRSRDASAWPPPAMLSWKEKVAAKLSRILADLPSSLPTRPGDYSPIATEDKAMSSQDYSSQVILPFSSNFLPSLNSTSGDADASVPKSPAHVHSEGSLPQKSLPRKWSAKSLPWKKRPSNFGEENGTTECREIPESSKEDMNQFPNRPIDHCSMFVDASTRQDPNEYLSYLTVKSTFMSANLFDFFGSCLPNIVKGCQWILLYSTWKHGISFQTLLRKSADPPGPCLLIVGDMQGAIFGGLLNSPLKPTSKRKYQLVSRAQAKPLCSVQFMGSQDSSEQLTLITGANRFYYLCLNDQLAFGGGQNFALSIEEDLLRGSSGPCETFGNSCLAHNSEFELKNVELWGFAHSSYYLT; encoded by the exons ATGCCAGATCAATACAATTACCAGTCTCGTTCGCGACGACGGGCTTTGTTCAGATCTAGGTTTACGGTCGGACTTCGATCGCGGGACGCCTCGGCGTGGCCCCCGCCGGCGATGCTCTCATGGAAGGAAAAGGTGGCAGCAAAGCTCTCCCGGATCCTCGCCGATCTCCCTTCTTCCCTTCCTACTCGGCCTGGAGATTACTCCCCCATCGCTACGGAGGACAAG GCAATGTCTTCCCAAGACTATTCATCTCAAGTTATTCTGCCTTTCTCTTCAAACTTTTTGCCTTCTTTGAACTCAACGAGTGGTGATGCTGATGCGAGTGTGCCAAAATCACCTGCTCATGTTCATAGTGAAGGTTCATTACCACAAAAATCACTACCCAGAAAATGGAGTGCAAAATCGTTGCCATGGAAAAAAAGACCCTCTAATTTTGGTGAGGAAAATGGAACAACTGAGTGCCGAGAAATTCCCGAAAGTTCAAAGGAGGACATGAACCAGTTCCCCAATAGACCTATTGATCATTGTTCCATGTTTGTTGACGCCTCAACTCGACAAGACCCTAATGAATATCTTTCTTATCTTACCGTAAAGTCTACATTTATGTCTGCTAACCTTTTTGATTTTTTTGGGTCGTGTTTGCCCAATATTGTGAAAGGGTGTCAATGGATACTTTTGTATAG CACATGGAAACATGGGATATCATTTCAAACTCTTCTTCGTAAGAGTGCTGACCCTCCGGGTCCATGCCTATTA ATTGTTGGCGATATGCAAGGTGCTATTTTTGGTGGACTTCTGAATAGCCCTTTGAAGCCTACATCTAAAAGGAAGTATCAA TTGGTGAGCAGGGCACAAGCGAAACCTTTGTGTTCAGTACAATTTATGGGGAGCCAAGACTCTTCAGAGCAACTG ACATTGATTACAGGTGCAAATAGGTTTTACTACTTGTGCTTGAATGATCAACTGGCATTTGGTGGGGGTCAAAACTTTGCTTTATCCATTGAGGAAGATCT GTTACGCGGAAGCAGTGGCCCCTGTGAAACATTTGGAAACTCTTGCTTGGCTCATAATTCAGAATTTGAGCTGAAGAATGTTGAG TTGTGGGGCTTTGCTCATTCATCTTATTACCTCACGTAG